In the SAR86 cluster bacterium genome, GATTGATGGCAATACCAAAATGACAGAATCTGTAGGTATTAGTCAGTACTTAGTAGATAAATATGGTCCAACTGATTTGAAAGTTAATGTAGATGAAGAAGATTATGGGGCCTATTTGAATTGGTTAACTCATGCAGATGCTACTCTGACTTTTCCACAAACAGTATTCATTAGGTACACCCTGCAAGAACCAGGTGTGGCTGACGCAGCTGCAGAGGGTTATAAAAGATGGTTTGTATCTAGACTTAAGCTTTTGGAGGCTACCCTTAATGATAGAGAATATCTCTGTTCGAATAGATTTACGATTGCAGATATCTGTGTGAGCTACGCCATTTATTTAGCCGGGACATTAGGTATAGAACAAGCATTTAAACCTAACATTAAAAGATGGACTGATATGCTATTTGAAAGAGAAGCCTTTAAAAAGATAATAGCTTACAAATATGATGGGCCTGGACCTTCCGGTCCTGAAGAACTCAAGTAATCATATGGAATCCAGAACACTTCAGTGTGAGTTCTTAAGTGATGATATGTCTGGAGTTAAATTAGTTCAGAGAGTCATTCCGGAAGCAGGACCAAGAGAAGTCCTAATAAGAGTTAAAGCTAGTTCGGTTAATTTTCCCGATTACCTAATGACTCAAGGAAAATATCAACACAAACCAGAACTCCCTTTTGGTCTAGGCATGGAAGGTTCAGGAATAATAGAAAAAATAGGATCAAGTGTTGAGGGTTATGCAATTTCAGATGAAGTAACCTTTGGAGCTCTTGGTCAGGGAGCTTTTTCAGATTATGTTCTTGTTGATGAGAGAGCCATAAACCCTAAACCAAATAACTTAACCTTTGAACAAGCCGCTGCATTTCACACTGCCTATCTAACTGCATATGTTTCTCTTGTCAGAAGAGGAAATCTTACTAAAGGAGAGGCACTTTTGGTCCATGGCTCTACAGGCGGAGTTGGCATGGCTGCAGTCCAGTTAGGAAAATATCTTGGAGCAACGGTTATAGCAACAGGGACCTCAGAAGAAAAATTAGAATTTACAAAAAAATGGGGAGCAGACCATACCCTCCTAACACATAAAGATAATATTGTAGATTTTCGCGATGAGGTGAAAGACATTACTAATGGTAAAGGTGCAGATGTTATCTATGACCCAGTTGGTGGTGATGTGTTTGATCACTCAATACGCTGCATAAATTGGGGTGGAAGACTTTTAGTTGTTGGATTTGCAAGTGGACGTATACCTAACCTTCCTATAAATATGGCTTTGATTAAAGGCTTTTCAGTTATTGGAGTTCGAGCTGGTGAATATGGTCGTAAAGATCCCAAAGCAGGAATAGAGAATAATAATGCTATCAGAAAAATTTGTGAGGAAGGTCATTTTTCTCCTTATATATGCAAAGAATTTGATCTTAAAGAAGCAAAAGATGCTATTAAATTTTTATCTGAAAGGAAACTCGTAGGCAAAGTAATAATCAAGACAAACTAGTTATCTTCTAGTTGAATTAGCAATTTCCGTAAAATCTAAATTCGGGTACTCAAAAGAATAAGTTTGAGATAAATAATCGCCTACTTCCTTTCGCCAATCGAAGTGCAATCCCAATTCAACAATCGGTGGTGCAATTATGAACTTTACCTTATAAATATCTTCTCTTTTCCCCGGAAGTTTTATATTTAGAGCATAATGCAAATTATCCGACATATTTAAGTGAGGAAGTAGCTTTATAGATTTCTTTTCAGAAGTAATCTGATTTGTAATTTCTGCTGAAATATCAAGATAAGCTACAAATCCACCTAGAGGCGCTCCTGGAGGTGCAGATTCATTCCAATTTGCCAAAACTTCTATATGAATATCAGAGTCTTCCTCGTTACCAAATTTTGCAGATGGATATACTTCATCTTTTATAGCGGCCTCGAAAACAAGAGTTATACCAGGAGATATTTCCTCTTTAGAAATTATCATTTCTGGTAGATCAGCAATTATATTCTTAGATATAAGGAAGGTGAGGGCCAAAAAAAGAAATTTTTTCATGATTTCAATAAAAGAATTTTACTAATATTTGTAAGGTCTTGAAATTTCAAGAATCGGTGGCTTTTGATCTTTTCCAACCCATAGAAAATGATGAGAGACCATGGCAGGCTCTACATACTTAGGTTTACTTAAGACTTCTAGATCATTTTCTTTGCAATAAGCGTCAATCTCTTCTTCGTGATAACTTACGAGATAGACTTTCTCATTATCTTTATCTTTAGTAACACAATAACTAAACATACTATTATTTTATAACTTTACGCATAATATTGGCTCTACTAATTCCATATATTTTGCGTATTCAATTTCAAGCGTTGTTTTGTTAATTCTTAAAACAACTATCAAATCTGTTTGAGATGTGTCTGTAAACTGACCTACTTCAAAATATTCTTCTTGAATTGAAAGGTCCATTGTCAATTGTCCCTTCTTTAATATTTGAACTGCTTTTTTTGTCTCTGTTCCCAGCAACAAACTAAAAGTATTAATTCTTTCACTATTTTGACTTTGAGTTTTACATTCTAAATTTATCATCTCCGACCTTAAGGAAGATGAAATCAAGATTATCAAAATTAAACTTAAGTACTTCATTATTTATAGGTACAAAACTCCCTTCTAGGACATTTTCCTAATTTTGATCTCATCTCTTCTTCATTTATTTTGTCTAAACTCTTCTCTGCACCTGCATAATTCTCATAGTTATCGCATTGTAGCTGCCTTCTTTGCTTCTCTTGGAAAATCTGTTTTTGTACAGAAAGTTTTTCATTTAATTCTAGTGAAGAATATTCAATATCAGTATCTGGAAAACAAAGAAATAAATTATCAGCACTTTCTATAGATGAAATATTTGTTCGTAATAAAGAACAAGAGGCTAAAAAAGCAAAAATGATTATTAGAGCTATTTTCTGCATTTCAATAAAGTGCGCTTATTAAGAAAAATAAAACTGAAGGCACAAGTAAACAACCAACTGCAGTGTAAAAAGTAGCGGTCATAGCTCCATAAGGAACTAGTTTAGGATCAACTGCAGCCAAACCAGCGGCCACACCGCTATTTGTTCCCATTAATCCTCCGAAAACCATTGCTGATTTTGGATTATTAAGACCGATGCGTCCTGCAACTAAAGGGGTAATAGTCATCACCAAAATTGATTTAACTAAACCAGCAGCAATACTTAGTGCAATTACTTCGCTCTCAGCTCCAATTGCAGAACCAGTAATTGGTCCTACTACAAATGTCACAGTACCTGCTCCTATGGTTGTAATGCTTCTTGGATCATCATATCCAAAAGAAATCGCTACAAGCGCTCCAAAACTAAAAGATAATACTACTCCAAATAATAAAGAAAATACTCCTGCTTTGCCGGAAGATCTCAAGTCATTGAAGTTAGCTCCATAAGCTGTGGCAACGATAGCAAAATCACGCAACATGGAGCCACCAAGAATACCTACCCCTGACAGTATTGCAAAATCTGCAACTCCTTTTTGACCATCTGTAAATAATCCTGCTGAATAAGCAAAGATCAAGCCGAGGATAATTGCAATTGCGGATCCGTGGAATCGACCACCAGTGAAATGATTGGAGAAAAAATAAGATAAATAGACAATCAATCCTACAAAGACAAAGGCAGTAATAAGATTGTTACTTATAAGAACTTCGTTGAGTATCTCCATCTACTTTCTCTTAAAGTTAGAAATTATTGGAACGAAAATAAAAGAAACTGCGACAACTAATAGACCTGCCATTAGAGCCATAAATCCACCATCAATTGCACCAACTACATTTTGTTTTGCTGCCATTGCAACTACTATCGGAATATAAATCATACTCCAAAAAGTAATTCCTTTTTCAGATACGTTTCCTATCTCGAATCTTCCTTTGAAGAAACTTGTAGCGCACATTAAAAGAAACATTGCTATCCCAATGCCACCAACATTAGCGTCGATACCGAATAAAGATCCAAGTAACTCGCCTGCAAATAAACCAAGTAATGTACAGACACCAAGTAAAGCTATTCCGTAAATAACCATATTTTTATAAATAATTAAGTATGAGTAGAGAAATGCTTAAAGAAATTCCTACTAAGATAATAAATATTCTCAATAATTGATTCGGTAATATTTCAGTGAGTTTTGCTCCCATAAACCCTCCTAAAATTGAGAAAAACATCATATAAAAAACAAATGACCAAACTATAAAATTATTTAAAAAAAATACACTTACAGAAACGAGAGTTATAAATAATGATAATAAAGACTTTATCGCTGAGAGCTGTTTTAAAGAAAAGTCTTTATCTATTGAAAGAACAGATAACAACGCCAAACCAAGTCCTCCATTGAAATATCCACCATAGGTACTTACAAAAGACAGGCCAATTTTTTGATATACGCCTCTAGGGCTTTGAGATTTCTCTCGCACATTTTGTGGATTAATTATAAATAATAGAGTTGCCATAAAAATTAAAAAAGGCAAGGCCTTTGTAAAAAATTCATCGGATGTATTTATTAAAAAGAAAGCCCCGCAGACTGAAAAAATTGTTACTAAAAATATCAAAGGCATTATTTTATTCAGGCTGATGGTTGCAAAAGTTTTCTTGAACCCTGCCACAGATCCAAAATACCCCGGCAATATCGCTGCTGCACTGGTGGTATTGGCTAAGACGGGAGATATACCAACATACAGTAGTGCTGGAAGTGTTATGAAGCTGCCTCCGCCAGCCAGAGAATTTAGACCTCCTGCAAAAAATGCAGCTAAACAGACTAAAAATAAACTTGATAGTTCCACATCAACCTTTAGAGACCTTCAACAATAACTAAGTGTCTCTCGGAGGAAATTGAAGAATACTTTAGTGCCCTTTTATATTCCTCTGAATTATATGCATCTTTCGCACTTTGAAGAGAATCAAATTCTACAACTACTGTTCTATCATACGAAGATCCTTCGTATTTTACTTGCTCCCCACCTCTAGCTAAAAATTTACCTCCATATTTTTGTATAGCTGGTCCTGCAAGTTTTATGTATTCCCCGTAAGTTTCGCTGTCTGTAACGTGACATAATGTTATCCAGTATCCTTTCATAGTTGACTCTTAGTCTAAAGAACAGGCCTTAAAGGTCAAATTTAGAGTTATTATGATTTAACTTGTAATCTTTTGGAGTGAAGAATTGGCTCTGTATAGCCACTCGGTTGAGTTCGTCCTTTCACAGCTAAATCTAGTGCAGCAGAAAAAGATATCCCATTAAAGTTAGGGCCCATTGCAATATATTCAGGGTCCCCAGCGTTTTGCTGATCAACTACAAGTGCCATTTTTTTCATCGTCTCTTCAACTTGGTTTTCTGTAATAAGATTGTGATGTATCCAATTTGCTATATGTTGACTCGAAATTCTGCACGTGGCTCTATCTTCCATCAAACCAACATTATTTATATCAGGGACCTTGGAGCAACCTACCCCTAAATCTACCCACCTGACAACATAACCAAGTATGCCTTGGCAATTATTATCAAGTTCAGTTTGTATCACTTCAGGTGTTAAGCTTTCAGGATTTTCCAGCAATGGAATAGAAAGAATATCTTTTAAATCAGCCCTTGGTCTGGATGCTAATTCCTCTTGACGTTCTGAAACGGAAACTTTGTGATAATGAATAGCATGCAAAGTTGCGGCAGTGGGAGATGGAACCCACGCACAATTTGCACCAGCTTCAGGATGCGTAGATTTATTTTCATACATTCCTAACATCTCATCAGGCATTGCCCACATTCCTTTACCTATTTGCGCCTTACCTTTGAACCCAGTCTCAAGACCAATATCAACATTCCAATCCTCATAAGCAGCAATCCAAGATTGCTGCTTCATCTCTGCTTTTGGTACTACAGGCCCAGCTTCCATGCTGGTATGAATTTCGTCACCCGTTCTGTCTAAGAAACCTGTATTTATAAATATAACTCTGTCACTTGCCACTCTGATGCATTCTTTAAGGTTAACAGTGGTTCGTCTTTCCTCGTCCATAATGCCAATTTTTACGGTTAGAGGATCTAAGCCCAATTCCTGTTCTACTTTTGCAAACAAATCACACGTAAACTTAACTTCTTCAGGTCCGTGCATTTTTGGTTTTACTATATAAATACTTCCAGTTCTTGAATTTGATTGTTTTCCTTCCTTTAAAAGATCATGCTTGCCTATACAGATAGTAAACATGGCATCCATAATTCCTTCGGGGACCTCATTATTGTTTCCATCGAGGATTGCAGGATTTGTCATTAAATGACCGACATTTCTCACCAAAAGAACACTTCTTCCGGGAAGAGTAATTTCTTGACCATTTTTGTCTGAATAATTTCTATCCTCATTCAGAGTCCTTGTCATCTCTTCTCCGCCCTTAAAAAATGTTTCTTTGAGATCTCCTTTCATTAAACCCAACCAGTTCCGATAACCTAAGGATTTATCTTCCGCATCTACAGCCGCAACAGAATCTTCAAGATCTTGTATGGCAGTTACAGCCGATTCAACACAAATATCCTTTATGTTTGCAGGATCATCTTTGCCTATAGAGTCTTCAGAGTCGATTTCAATTTCTATGTGTAAGTTATTGTTTTTAAATAAAATACTACTAGGATTATCAGAGTCTCCTGTAAAACCTATAAACTGAGATTCATCCTTTAATTCAGTAAAAGATTGATCGCTGGTACTTATCTCAAGACTTCCCTTATTTATCTTAAAGCCTGTTACATCAGCGTATTTTCCTGAAGATAATGGTACAGACTCATCTAAGAAATTTTTTGAAAATTCTATGACTTTATTTCCTCTAACAGGATTATAAGGTCCTGATTTTTCAGCACCTTCCTCTTCCGAAATCATATCTGTTCCATAAAGAGCATCATAGAGACTACCCCATCTTGCATTAGTAGCATTTAAAGAAAACCTTGCATTCATAATAGGTACGACTAATTGAGCACCAGCAACGAGTGCGATTTCTTCATCTACATTTTGAGTGGTTATTTCAAAATCATCTCCTTCTTCCAATAAATAACCTATTTCTTTTAGGAAATTTACATATTCATCATGATTATGTGGAGAGCCTTTTTTTGAAATGTGCCAATTATCGATTGTTTTTTGAATCTCAGTCCTTTTTGCTAAGAGTTCCTTATTGCGAGGACCAAACTCATCAAGAACTCGCTCAAAAGATCCCCAAAAAGCATCGGGGTTAATATCCAAACCTGGAAGAAGTTCGTCTGTTAAAAAATTATCAAGTTCTTGTGATACCTTCAGACTACCATGTGTAATTCTTTTTGACATTTATTTCCTTATCTATCGTACTTATGTATCTATGAAAGTACGAGGAATATTACAGTGATAAAGGGCATATATAAATAATATTTTTTTTAATGATATTTTGCGATAGCATAGCGAATCAATTCAAAAGATTAAGGGGAACTAAATATGCCAACTATAAATGAAGTGACTACTTTAGAAGTTAAAGATGAAGTAGCAGTTTTAACTTTGAACTCACCTCCAGTAAATGCCTTATCGGCAAATGTAAGAGAAGGCTTGAATAATGGTATAAGCGATGCTCTAAAAGATGACTCCGTAAAATCAATTGTCATTATATGCGATGGAAGAACTTTCATAGCTGGAGCGGATATTACTGAGTTTGGTCAAGCCCCTAAAGGGCCTTCACTTTATGAAGTTCAAGATATGATAGAAAACTCAACTAAACCTGTAATAGCTGCCATACATGGAACTGCCTTGGGTGGCGGCTTAGAAGTTGCTCTTACTTGTCATTACAGAATAGCTGTTCCTTCAGCAAAATGCGGTCTTCCAGAAGTTAATCTAGGTTTACTTCCAGGCGCAGGGGGCACACAAAGACTACCTAGAATTGTAGGTGCCCAAAAAGCTCTTGTAATGATGACTAGTGGAGAGCATGTCCCTGCCAATGAATGTCTCGATATGGGCTTAGTTGATGAACTTGCCAATGAAGCACAGTTAGAAAATGATGCTATTTCTTTTGCTAATAAGATAGTTTCTGAAGGTAGACCATTAGTGAAGGTTAGAGATGCAGATGAAAAAATTAAATTAGATAAGGGAAATGATGAACTTTTTTCTGAATTTAGAAAATCAATTTTAAGAAAAACTAGAGGATTTTTAGCTCCTGAATACAACATCCAATGTGTAGAGGCTGCAGTTAATCTTCCCTTCGAAGAAGGCATTAAAGTTGAACAAGATTTATTCATGAAACTCATGACAGGTTCTCAATCTGCAGCTCAGAGATATATATTCTTTGCTCAAAGGCAAGTTACAAAAATTCCTGATATTGAAAAAGAGACTCCTTTAAAAGAAATCAATTCAGTAGGTGTGATAGGCGCAGGAACTATGGGTGGTGGCATCTCAATGAATTTTGCCAATGTTGGTATCCCAGTAACAATTATCGAGCAGAGTCAGGAAAGATTAGATAAAGGCTTAGGCATTATCAGAAAAAATTATGAGAACACAGCTGCAAAAGGTCGCATCTCGAATGAACAAGTCGAAGAAAGAATGGCTCTCATAAATGGTCAAACTTCTCTAGATGCTCTTGATTCGCAAGATCTTATTATTGAAGCTGTATTTGAAAATATGGATCTAAAAAAAGACATATTCAAACAATTAGATGGTATATGTAAAGATGGTGCTATCTTGGCTTCAAACACTTCTGCATTAGATGTGAATGAAATTGCTGCCGAAACTAGTAGACCTGAAGATGTAATAGGGCTTCATTTCTTCAGTCCAGCTAATGTTATGAAACTCTTAGAAATTGTTAGAGGTGATAAAACATCTAAATCAGTTGTAGCGAGTTCGCTAGCAATAGCTAAAAAGATTCAAAAGATTGCTGCTGTGGTAGGTGTATGTCCTGGGTTTGTTGGAAATAGGATCCTTGCTCAAAGACAGAGAGAGGCCAATAAATTGATACTAGAAGGCGCCCTTCCCTGGGATATAGATGATGCTTTATTTGAATTTGGTTTTCCCATGGGTCCTTTTGCTATGTCTGATCTGGCTGGTCTAGATATAGGCTGGAATAAAGAAACTTCTAATGGAGAAACTCTAAGAGATGTTTTATGCGAAGCAGGAAGATTAGGCCAAAAATCAGGAAAGGGTTTTTATGTCTATGACGAAAATAGAAATAAATCACCAGATCCAGAAGTAGAAGCACTAATCAAAAAATTTGGAGAAGATAGACAAATCCAAATGAGAGAGGTTTCAAAAGAAGAAATTCTTCAAAGATGTCTGTATCCAATGATCAATGAAGGATTCAAAATCTTAGAAGAGGGCATGGCCATCAGAGCAAGTGATATAGATATTGTATGGACTAATGGTTACGGATGGCCCGTGTATGAAGGAGGCCCTATGTTTTATGGCAACCTAGTAGGTTACGACAAAGTGCTTGATTGGTTACAAAAAGCTGAAAAAGAGTTGGGTCCTGAATTTAAACCTTCACCATACCTAGAAAGGGTTGTAGCTGAAAAAATAAATATTCTTTAGGAATTAAATGTGAATGAACTTACCCAAAAAAGTGCGGGAGAACTTGCGCACCTTATCAAAAGAAAAGAAGTTTCCAGCAAGGAAGTGGTTGAAGCTCACTTAGATAGAATTAAAGAAGTTAATCCAGAAATTAATGC is a window encoding:
- a CDS encoding glutathione S-transferase family protein; amino-acid sequence: MAIKIYSTEGSRGVRPIWTAEEMGLDYEIDMMPFPPRFLKPEYLEVNVLGTIPCMIDGNTKMTESVGISQYLVDKYGPTDLKVNVDEEDYGAYLNWLTHADATLTFPQTVFIRYTLQEPGVADAAAEGYKRWFVSRLKLLEATLNDREYLCSNRFTIADICVSYAIYLAGTLGIEQAFKPNIKRWTDMLFEREAFKKIIAYKYDGPGPSGPEELK
- a CDS encoding NADPH:quinone oxidoreductase family protein → MESRTLQCEFLSDDMSGVKLVQRVIPEAGPREVLIRVKASSVNFPDYLMTQGKYQHKPELPFGLGMEGSGIIEKIGSSVEGYAISDEVTFGALGQGAFSDYVLVDERAINPKPNNLTFEQAAAFHTAYLTAYVSLVRRGNLTKGEALLVHGSTGGVGMAAVQLGKYLGATVIATGTSEEKLEFTKKWGADHTLLTHKDNIVDFRDEVKDITNGKGADVIYDPVGGDVFDHSIRCINWGGRLLVVGFASGRIPNLPINMALIKGFSVIGVRAGEYGRKDPKAGIENNNAIRKICEEGHFSPYICKEFDLKEAKDAIKFLSERKLVGKVIIKTN
- a CDS encoding iron transporter encodes the protein MKKFLFLALTFLISKNIIADLPEMIISKEEISPGITLVFEAAIKDEVYPSAKFGNEEDSDIHIEVLANWNESAPPGAPLGGFVAYLDISAEITNQITSEKKSIKLLPHLNMSDNLHYALNIKLPGKREDIYKVKFIIAPPIVELGLHFDWRKEVGDYLSQTYSFEYPNLDFTEIANSTRR
- the madM gene encoding malonate transporter subunit MadM encodes the protein MEILNEVLISNNLITAFVFVGLIVYLSYFFSNHFTGGRFHGSAIAIILGLIFAYSAGLFTDGQKGVADFAILSGVGILGGSMLRDFAIVATAYGANFNDLRSSGKAGVFSLLFGVVLSFSFGALVAISFGYDDPRSITTIGAGTVTFVVGPITGSAIGAESEVIALSIAAGLVKSILVMTITPLVAGRIGLNNPKSAMVFGGLMGTNSGVAAGLAAVDPKLVPYGAMTATFYTAVGCLLVPSVLFFLISALY
- the madL gene encoding malonate transporter subunit MadL yields the protein MVIYGIALLGVCTLLGLFAGELLGSLFGIDANVGGIGIAMFLLMCATSFFKGRFEIGNVSEKGITFWSMIYIPIVVAMAAKQNVVGAIDGGFMALMAGLLVVAVSFIFVPIISNFKRK
- a CDS encoding sulfite exporter TauE/SafE family protein, which codes for MELSSLFLVCLAAFFAGGLNSLAGGGSFITLPALLYVGISPVLANTTSAAAILPGYFGSVAGFKKTFATISLNKIMPLIFLVTIFSVCGAFFLINTSDEFFTKALPFLIFMATLLFIINPQNVREKSQSPRGVYQKIGLSFVSTYGGYFNGGLGLALLSVLSIDKDFSLKQLSAIKSLLSLFITLVSVSVFFLNNFIVWSFVFYMMFFSILGGFMGAKLTEILPNQLLRIFIILVGISLSISLLILNYL
- a CDS encoding DUF1330 domain-containing protein, which codes for MKGYWITLCHVTDSETYGEYIKLAGPAIQKYGGKFLARGGEQVKYEGSSYDRTVVVEFDSLQSAKDAYNSEEYKRALKYSSISSERHLVIVEGL
- a CDS encoding malate synthase G, translated to MSKRITHGSLKVSQELDNFLTDELLPGLDINPDAFWGSFERVLDEFGPRNKELLAKRTEIQKTIDNWHISKKGSPHNHDEYVNFLKEIGYLLEEGDDFEITTQNVDEEIALVAGAQLVVPIMNARFSLNATNARWGSLYDALYGTDMISEEEGAEKSGPYNPVRGNKVIEFSKNFLDESVPLSSGKYADVTGFKINKGSLEISTSDQSFTELKDESQFIGFTGDSDNPSSILFKNNNLHIEIEIDSEDSIGKDDPANIKDICVESAVTAIQDLEDSVAAVDAEDKSLGYRNWLGLMKGDLKETFFKGGEEMTRTLNEDRNYSDKNGQEITLPGRSVLLVRNVGHLMTNPAILDGNNNEVPEGIMDAMFTICIGKHDLLKEGKQSNSRTGSIYIVKPKMHGPEEVKFTCDLFAKVEQELGLDPLTVKIGIMDEERRTTVNLKECIRVASDRVIFINTGFLDRTGDEIHTSMEAGPVVPKAEMKQQSWIAAYEDWNVDIGLETGFKGKAQIGKGMWAMPDEMLGMYENKSTHPEAGANCAWVPSPTAATLHAIHYHKVSVSERQEELASRPRADLKDILSIPLLENPESLTPEVIQTELDNNCQGILGYVVRWVDLGVGCSKVPDINNVGLMEDRATCRISSQHIANWIHHNLITENQVEETMKKMALVVDQQNAGDPEYIAMGPNFNGISFSAALDLAVKGRTQPSGYTEPILHSKRLQVKS
- a CDS encoding 3-hydroxyacyl-CoA dehydrogenase NAD-binding domain-containing protein, translating into MPTINEVTTLEVKDEVAVLTLNSPPVNALSANVREGLNNGISDALKDDSVKSIVIICDGRTFIAGADITEFGQAPKGPSLYEVQDMIENSTKPVIAAIHGTALGGGLEVALTCHYRIAVPSAKCGLPEVNLGLLPGAGGTQRLPRIVGAQKALVMMTSGEHVPANECLDMGLVDELANEAQLENDAISFANKIVSEGRPLVKVRDADEKIKLDKGNDELFSEFRKSILRKTRGFLAPEYNIQCVEAAVNLPFEEGIKVEQDLFMKLMTGSQSAAQRYIFFAQRQVTKIPDIEKETPLKEINSVGVIGAGTMGGGISMNFANVGIPVTIIEQSQERLDKGLGIIRKNYENTAAKGRISNEQVEERMALINGQTSLDALDSQDLIIEAVFENMDLKKDIFKQLDGICKDGAILASNTSALDVNEIAAETSRPEDVIGLHFFSPANVMKLLEIVRGDKTSKSVVASSLAIAKKIQKIAAVVGVCPGFVGNRILAQRQREANKLILEGALPWDIDDALFEFGFPMGPFAMSDLAGLDIGWNKETSNGETLRDVLCEAGRLGQKSGKGFYVYDENRNKSPDPEVEALIKKFGEDRQIQMREVSKEEILQRCLYPMINEGFKILEEGMAIRASDIDIVWTNGYGWPVYEGGPMFYGNLVGYDKVLDWLQKAEKELGPEFKPSPYLERVVAEKINIL